A single window of Ictalurus furcatus strain D&B chromosome 3, Billie_1.0, whole genome shotgun sequence DNA harbors:
- the rtn4rl2a gene encoding reticulon-4 receptor-like 2a — protein sequence METSAFTRSRRSSMAHDFKSGLSLWLVVWLVVVKPAPVQSCPHLCVCYPSPMTVSCQAQNFTFVPSGVPYESQRVFLQNNRITELRVGSFGFGTQVLWLFSNNITWIEAGAFSELRDLEELDLGDNPHLRRLEGGAFRGLEKLQSLHMHRCRLAALPHDIFHNLYSLQYLYLQENQLHFLHDDLFADLINLSQLYLHGNRIRTLSENVFRGLVNLDRLLLHDNRIRQVNRRAFRDLGRLTMLFLFNNSLAELPGQAMRDVESIEFLRLNNNPWACGCEARPLWEFFRSNRVSSSELLCASPAPRRGLDLRFLREMDFALCPLPDPGSLAGTTTTTFSTKTRWWFSKHKPVSSTKGIFEKSSEIVKAHPYSGGKPSITSTSTKYELGEEEALLPKLEKEEYWANYGNEDAGITSLRCFEVECPDFDTIPPFSSSSTSLPSTLLLVVMSILTVSIHLLFG from the exons ATGGAAACTTCTGCCTTTACGCGGAGCCGACGAAGCTCCATGGCGCATGACTTTAAGA GTGGTCTCTCGCTCTGGCTGGTGGTCTGGTTGGTTGTGGTTAAGCCTGCACCTGTGCAGAGCTGCCCACACCTGTGCGTGTGCTACCCATCTCCCATGACCGTGAGCTGCCAGGCGCAGAACTTCACCTTTGTTCCAAGCGGTGTCCCCTACGAGTCACAGCGCGTCTTTCTGCAGAACAATCGCATCACAGAGCTGAGAGTGGGCTCCTTTGGCTTTGGGACTCAG GTTCTGTGGCTCTTCTCTAACAACATTACCTGGATTGAGGCTGGTGCTTTCAGTGAGCTACGTGATCTGGAGGAGCTGGATCTGGGTGATAACCCTCACCTGCGCCGCCTGGAGGGTGGAGCTTTCCGTGGGTTGGAGAAGCTGCAGAGTCTCCACATGCATCGCTGTCGTTTGGCCGCCCTCCCCCATGACATCTTCCACAATCTCTACAGTTTGCAGTACCTATATCTGCAAGAGAACCAGCTCCACTTCCTCCATGATGACCTGTTCGCTGATCTTATCAACCTCAGCCAGCTCTACCTGCATGGCAACCGCATCCGCACGCTGTCCGAGAATGTGTTCCGTGGCCTGGTCAACCTGGACCGCCTGCTGCTGCACGACAATCGCATCCGGCAGGTCAACCGCCGCGCCTTCCGTGACCTGGGCCGCCTTACCATGCTCTTCCTTTTCAACAACTCATTGGCTGAGCTGCCCGGCCAGGCAATGCGTGATGTGGAGTCCATCGAGTTCCTGCGGCTCAACAACAATCCCTGGGCCTGTGGTTGTGAGGCTCGTCCACTCTGGGAGTTCTTCAGATCCAACCGAGTCTCCAGTTCTGAGCTTCTCTGTGCCTCTCCTGCACCCCGCCGTGGCCTGGACCTCCGCTTCCTGCGTGAGATGGACTTTGCCCTGTGCCCCCTGCCAGACCCTGGCTCCCTGGCTGGAACCACCACCACTACCTTCAGCACCAAGACCCGCTGGTGGTTCTCCAAACACAAGCCTGTCAGCTCCACCAAGGGTATCTTTGAGAAGAGCTCAGAAATCGTGAAAGCCCATCCCTACTCCGGTGGCAAaccttcaatcacatctacatCCACAAAGTACGAGCTGGGCGAGGAAGAGGCACTGCTTCCTAAGTTGGAAAAAGAAGAGTATTGGGCCAACTATGGCAATGAGGATGCAGGTATCACCTCGCTGCGCTGCTTTGAAGTGGAATGCCCTGACTTTGACACCATTCCCCCGTTCTCTTCTTCATCTACTTCCTTACCTTCCACTCTCTTGCTAGTTGTTATGTCCATCCTGACTGTATCTATCCATCTCCTCTTTGGTTGA